A window of the Brassica napus cultivar Da-Ae chromosome A2, Da-Ae, whole genome shotgun sequence genome harbors these coding sequences:
- the LOC106379478 gene encoding transcription factor MYB96-like, whose amino-acid sequence MGRPPCCGKMEVKKGPWTPEEDIILVSYIQQHGPGNWRSVPLNTGLLRCSKSCRLRWTNYLRPGIKRGNFTQPEEKTIIRLQALLGNRWAAIASYLPQRTDNDIKNYWNIHLKKKLELKVQNGITNEDNTDMTEIPSCNIHNNSCNNNNNNKRVVNKGQWEKKLQTDINMAKQALLQALSLDQPSSSIPPDPDSSKSHHSATSTYASSTDNIFKLLQNWTSSSSSIPNTSSHSMNRGLTTGEVGVLDHQSLFSSHSESGSVDGKLNLMTETSMFKDGSEPNGDIEATTDAATDDHGSLSLIEQWLFDEQGICQCDDNQEDLIEVSFEGIDNDNNDQDLF is encoded by the exons ATGGGTAGACCACCTTGTTGCGGGAAGATGGAGGTGAAGAAAGGACCATGGACTCCTGAAGAAGATATAATCTTGGTCTCTTATATCCAACAACATGGCCCTGGAAACTGGAGATCTGTTCCTTTAAACACCG GTTTGCTAAGGTGTAGCAAGAGTTGTAGACTTAGATGGACTAATTACCTTCGTCCTGGAATTAAACGAGGAAATTTTACTCAGCCTGAGGAGAAAACGATCATCCGCCTCCAAGCTCTTTTGGGGAATAG ATGGGCAGCCATAGCATCATATCTACCACAGAGAACCGACAATGATATCAAGAACTATTGGAACATTCATCTTAAAAAGAAACTCGAGTTGAAGGTTCAAAATGGTATCACCAACGAAGATAACACCGATATGACAGAGATTCCCTCTTGTAATATTCACAACAATAGCtgtaataacaacaacaacaacaaaagagtCGTCAACAAAGGTCAATGGGAGAAAAAGCTTCAAACAGACATAAACATGGCCAAACAAGCCTTACTCCAAGCATTATCACTTGACCAACCATCTTCATCGATCCCTCCAGATCCCGACTCATCAAAAAGTCATCATTCTGCCACCTCTACTTATGCCTCAAGCACGGATAACATATTTAAGTTACTACAGAACTGGACAAgctcatcttcttcaatcccTAACACTTCATCACACTCCATGAACCGGGGCTTAACCACCGGTGAAGTAGGAGTTCTTGATCATCAGTCTTTGTTCTCATCGCACTCAGAATCTGGATCAGTTGATGGTAAGTTGAATTTGATGACGGAGACAAGTATGTTCAAAGATGGAAGCGAACCAAACGGTGACATTGAAGCAACTACCGATGCTGCTACTGATGATCATGGCTCCTTGTCTTTGATCGAGCAATGGTTATTTGATGAACAAGGTATATGTCAGTGTGATGACAATCAAGAAGATCTGATTGAGGTTTCTTTTGAAGGTATAGATAATGATAACAACGATCAAGATTTGttctaa